One window of Stenotrophomonas indicatrix genomic DNA carries:
- a CDS encoding TonB-dependent receptor: MMHSTIRTPARRLLSTALVSCLMLAAAPNVMAQSANASLRGQVSGAQAGAEVTATNVATGTVRRGTVRADGSYSLMGLDPGTYNVVANGQTQKVTVTVASTSTLNFAGAAAGGTGTTAATNLDTVNVVAPTLLQEVRTSEVGKTVSLQQIQTTPQVSRNFLEFADAVPGLIFTRDAKGNTSLRGGATNADGTNVYIDGVGQKSYVKGGGVAGQSGSAGNPFPQLAIGEYKVISGNYKAEYGQVSSAAVTAATKSGTNEFKGEAFYRYTDEDMRAKTPAERQGGKDKMVSAEKEYGFALGGPIIQDKAHFFVTYEAKRFDLPVTIAPDGAVTGAAGLLPPAGAAGLGPASQPFQQDLIFGKIDFEPTDNDRIELTFQDRDETQSQFSGQTSPEAGREVVNTDRRYALRWNHSGERYYNEMMVTHEDSFNNPTPLTLANGITYTAPDGTEDRTVVKIGGASALDSQVKGQKGWSIEDNLTLDGIQWAGDHTIKMGVKYKAIDLYASDAAQINPTFTYSLGDPDFPDSIPYKAQFVKPVTGVDGVSGEVRSKSKQYGVFIQDDWQVNDHLQLNIGLRWDYEKTPTYLDFVTPQAVVDAIYSQDPRGPAGQTYADSLALGGLDISDYISNGHNRKAFKDAWQPRLGFSYDINADEQHVIHGGAGRSYDRDLFDNLQLETTKLALPQPTVYFRNPATGTCINGQAACYDWNPNLLNGIGNLQSLVGSTSNAGLEVDLLNNKLKAPYSDQFSLGMSNQIGDWLTDATIARTLSYDGFAFTLGNRYPTGQFFDDPRLCGGTDPGLSQAWSCNVPGFGSLIIGQQGIKTRATQILLSAQKPFTQESGWGTSIAYTWTTARHNRDINEKYAFDRGLIGDYPTIRSNGAPRHRLVVTGSYAGFWGITFGGKITLATPTAVNDWYPVPQASGYNLPTPQAAVPNANGKFLLGGKIFGYRSVDLQATKTFKLAGDTELYARIDIINVFNFDNFSTYNYVKSNGKLQASYNETGEIIGTPRQVKAEVGFRF; the protein is encoded by the coding sequence ATGATGCATTCCACTATCCGCACGCCGGCGCGCCGGCTGCTGAGCACCGCACTGGTCAGCTGCCTGATGCTGGCCGCCGCCCCGAACGTCATGGCGCAGTCGGCCAACGCCAGCCTGCGTGGCCAGGTCTCCGGCGCGCAGGCTGGTGCCGAAGTCACCGCTACCAACGTCGCCACCGGCACCGTGCGTCGCGGCACCGTGCGCGCCGACGGCAGCTACTCGCTGATGGGCCTGGACCCGGGCACCTACAACGTCGTTGCCAACGGCCAGACCCAGAAGGTCACCGTCACCGTTGCCTCGACCTCGACGCTCAACTTCGCTGGCGCTGCCGCCGGTGGCACCGGTACGACCGCCGCCACCAACCTGGACACGGTCAACGTTGTTGCGCCGACCCTGCTGCAGGAAGTGCGCACTTCCGAAGTCGGCAAGACCGTCAGCCTGCAGCAGATCCAGACCACCCCGCAGGTGTCGCGCAACTTCCTGGAATTCGCCGACGCGGTGCCGGGCTTGATCTTCACCCGCGATGCCAAGGGCAACACCTCGCTGCGCGGCGGTGCTACCAATGCCGACGGTACCAACGTCTACATCGACGGCGTGGGCCAGAAAAGCTACGTCAAGGGTGGCGGCGTGGCCGGCCAGTCCGGCAGCGCCGGCAACCCGTTCCCGCAGCTGGCCATCGGCGAATACAAGGTCATCAGCGGCAACTACAAGGCCGAGTACGGCCAGGTGTCGAGCGCTGCAGTGACCGCTGCCACCAAGTCCGGTACCAATGAATTCAAGGGTGAGGCGTTCTACCGCTACACCGACGAGGACATGCGCGCCAAGACCCCGGCCGAGCGCCAGGGCGGCAAGGACAAGATGGTCTCGGCCGAGAAGGAATACGGCTTCGCCCTGGGTGGCCCGATCATCCAGGACAAGGCGCACTTCTTCGTGACCTATGAAGCCAAGCGCTTCGACCTGCCGGTCACCATCGCGCCGGACGGCGCGGTCACTGGTGCTGCCGGCCTGCTGCCGCCCGCGGGCGCCGCCGGCCTGGGCCCGGCCAGCCAGCCGTTCCAGCAGGACCTGATCTTCGGCAAGATCGACTTCGAGCCGACCGACAACGATCGCATCGAGCTGACCTTCCAGGACCGCGACGAAACCCAGTCGCAGTTCAGTGGCCAGACCTCGCCGGAAGCCGGTCGTGAAGTGGTCAACACCGACCGTCGTTACGCCCTGCGCTGGAACCACAGCGGCGAGCGTTACTACAACGAAATGATGGTCACCCATGAAGATTCGTTCAACAACCCGACCCCGCTGACCCTGGCCAACGGCATCACCTACACCGCACCGGACGGCACCGAAGACCGCACCGTGGTGAAGATCGGTGGCGCATCGGCACTGGATTCGCAGGTGAAGGGCCAGAAGGGCTGGTCGATCGAAGACAACCTGACCTTGGATGGCATCCAGTGGGCCGGTGACCACACCATCAAGATGGGCGTGAAGTACAAGGCGATCGACCTGTACGCCTCCGATGCGGCGCAGATCAACCCGACCTTCACCTACAGCCTGGGCGATCCGGACTTCCCCGATTCCATTCCGTACAAGGCGCAGTTCGTCAAGCCGGTGACCGGCGTGGACGGCGTGTCCGGTGAAGTGCGTTCGAAGTCCAAGCAGTATGGCGTGTTCATCCAGGACGACTGGCAGGTCAACGACCATCTGCAGCTGAACATTGGCCTGCGTTGGGACTACGAAAAGACCCCGACCTACCTGGACTTCGTCACCCCGCAGGCCGTGGTCGACGCGATCTATTCGCAGGATCCGCGCGGCCCCGCCGGCCAGACCTACGCCGATTCGCTGGCGCTGGGCGGTCTGGACATCAGCGACTACATCAGCAACGGCCACAACCGCAAGGCATTCAAGGATGCCTGGCAGCCGCGCCTGGGCTTCTCGTATGACATCAACGCCGACGAGCAGCACGTGATCCACGGTGGTGCCGGCCGTTCCTACGACCGCGACCTGTTCGACAACCTGCAGCTGGAAACCACCAAACTGGCCCTGCCGCAGCCGACCGTGTACTTCCGCAACCCGGCCACCGGCACCTGCATCAACGGCCAGGCCGCCTGCTATGACTGGAACCCGAACCTGCTCAACGGCATCGGCAACCTGCAGTCGCTGGTCGGTTCGACCAGCAATGCGGGCCTGGAAGTCGATCTGTTGAACAACAAGCTGAAGGCTCCGTACTCGGATCAGTTCAGCCTGGGCATGAGCAACCAGATCGGTGACTGGCTGACCGACGCCACCATCGCCCGCACGCTGAGCTACGACGGCTTCGCCTTCACCCTGGGCAACCGCTATCCGACCGGCCAGTTCTTCGATGACCCGCGCCTGTGCGGCGGCACCGACCCGGGCCTGAGCCAGGCCTGGAGCTGCAACGTGCCGGGCTTCGGCAGCCTGATCATCGGCCAGCAGGGCATCAAGACCCGCGCTACCCAGATCCTGCTGTCGGCGCAGAAGCCGTTCACCCAGGAAAGCGGCTGGGGCACCTCGATCGCCTACACCTGGACGACCGCGCGCCACAATCGCGACATCAACGAGAAGTACGCCTTTGACCGCGGCCTGATCGGCGACTACCCGACCATCCGTTCCAACGGCGCGCCGCGCCACCGCCTGGTGGTCACCGGTTCGTACGCGGGCTTCTGGGGCATCACTTTCGGCGGCAAGATCACCCTGGCCACCCCGACCGCTGTCAACGACTGGTACCCGGTGCCGCAGGCCAGTGGCTACAACCTGCCGACACCGCAGGCTGCTGTGCCCAACGCCAATGGCAAGTTCCTGCTGGGTGGCAAGATCTTCGGCTACCGTTCGGTCGATCTGCAGGCGACGAAGACGTTCAAGCTGGCGGGCGATACCGAGCTGTACGCGCGTATCGACATCATCAACGTGTTCAACTTCGACAACTTCTCCACCTACAACTACGTCAAGAGCAACGGCAAGCTGCAGGCCAGCTACAACGAGACCGGCGAGATCATTGGTACGCCGCGTCAGGTCAAGGCCGAAGTGGGCTTCCGCTTCTGA
- a CDS encoding BolA family protein — protein MNAKRIEQIRDALQQVLAPSVLEIEDDSHRHAGHAGARDGRGHFNVHVVSERFAGMAPLARHRAVYAALGTLMETDIHALSIRAHTPSEQG, from the coding sequence GTGAACGCGAAACGGATCGAGCAGATTCGTGATGCGCTGCAGCAAGTGCTGGCCCCCAGCGTGCTTGAGATCGAAGACGACAGCCATCGCCATGCAGGCCACGCCGGAGCACGCGATGGTCGCGGCCATTTCAACGTGCACGTGGTCAGCGAACGCTTCGCGGGAATGGCACCGCTGGCCCGTCATCGCGCCGTCTACGCGGCCCTGGGCACGCTGATGGAAACCGACATCCACGCGTTGTCCATCCGCGCGCACACCCCGTCAGAGCAGGGCTGA
- a CDS encoding LacI family DNA-binding transcriptional regulator, whose protein sequence is MNKAAITIKDVAREAKVSVATVSRALNGHENVAEPVRQLVLEVAARLRYTPHAAARSLSSRRTNTVGVVLPDLYGEFFSELMRGIDIVARSRRQHLLVSSYHGDQEQQGAALRAMRGRVDGLLVLSPYAESPGFLTDNLPQALPTVLINTYLPGQDHPVLSIDDHAGAMAMTRHLLDAGHRRIAFISGPDLNFDARERLRGFRDALAAFGSGAEGIELPGDFDEASGHRAGQELLAAGTLPDAVFAANDMMALGCLYAFAQAGVHVPSDVALAGFDDIPLARFVHPSLTTMQVSIAELGDRAMSRLLQLMDGTSTEGAGDKQTLVPRLIVRDSTTPPSGH, encoded by the coding sequence GTGAACAAAGCAGCCATAACAATCAAAGACGTCGCCCGTGAAGCCAAGGTCTCTGTGGCCACCGTTTCGCGCGCGCTCAACGGGCATGAAAATGTCGCCGAACCGGTCCGCCAGCTTGTGCTGGAGGTGGCCGCACGGCTGCGTTACACCCCGCACGCCGCCGCCCGCAGCCTGAGCAGCCGCCGCACCAATACGGTGGGCGTGGTGCTTCCAGACCTGTACGGCGAATTCTTCTCCGAGCTGATGCGTGGCATCGACATCGTCGCCCGCAGCCGGCGCCAGCACCTGCTGGTGTCGAGCTATCACGGCGACCAGGAGCAGCAGGGCGCAGCCCTGCGTGCCATGCGCGGCCGGGTCGACGGTCTGCTGGTGCTCTCGCCCTATGCGGAGAGCCCGGGTTTCCTGACCGACAACCTGCCGCAGGCATTGCCGACGGTACTCATCAACACCTACCTGCCTGGGCAGGACCATCCGGTGTTGAGCATCGATGACCACGCCGGGGCGATGGCGATGACCCGCCATCTGCTCGACGCCGGCCATCGGCGCATTGCATTCATTTCTGGCCCGGACCTCAACTTCGACGCGCGTGAGCGCCTGCGCGGCTTCCGTGATGCGCTGGCGGCTTTTGGCAGTGGCGCCGAAGGTATCGAGTTGCCCGGTGATTTCGACGAAGCTTCCGGCCATCGCGCCGGTCAGGAGTTGCTGGCAGCCGGCACGCTGCCCGATGCCGTATTCGCCGCCAACGACATGATGGCCCTGGGGTGCCTGTATGCCTTCGCGCAGGCAGGTGTCCATGTGCCATCCGACGTCGCCCTGGCCGGTTTCGATGACATTCCGCTTGCGCGTTTCGTTCACCCGTCACTGACCACCATGCAGGTCAGCATTGCCGAACTGGGCGATCGGGCGATGTCGCGTTTGTTGCAGTTGATGGACGGCACCTCCACGGAAGGGGCAGGGGACAAGCAGACCCTGGTCCCGCGCCTGATTGTTCGCGATTCCACCACTCCGCCATCCGGCCATTGA
- a CDS encoding ScpA family protein has product MTSELALDANTPTRPPAPQQQEMPLAVVHGQPVLQIPQDLYIPPDALEVILDAFEGPLDLLLYLIRRQNLDVLDIPVAEITRQYVEYITVMRELRFELAAEYLVMAAILAEVKSRMLLPRPPSVEGEEADPRAELVRRLQEYERFKQAAEDIDALPRQDRDTTVAHAFMPERAAVKLPPPVDLKEMLMALHDVLKRAELFTGHAIKREALSVRQRMGEVLGRLEDGRFYRFENLFTAEEGKLGVLVTFLAVLELAKEQLLDLVQEEPLAPIYVKSLAAGNTNAPLQFSSEFDDNDAANENE; this is encoded by the coding sequence ATGACTTCCGAACTCGCGCTCGACGCGAACACGCCAACCCGGCCGCCCGCCCCCCAGCAGCAGGAAATGCCGCTGGCCGTGGTGCATGGGCAACCGGTCCTGCAGATTCCGCAGGACCTGTACATACCGCCGGATGCGCTGGAAGTCATCCTGGATGCCTTTGAAGGGCCGCTGGACCTGCTGCTGTACCTGATCCGCCGGCAGAACCTGGACGTGCTGGACATTCCCGTGGCCGAGATCACCCGGCAGTACGTGGAATACATCACCGTGATGCGCGAGCTGCGCTTCGAGCTCGCCGCCGAGTACCTGGTGATGGCGGCGATCCTGGCGGAAGTGAAGTCGCGCATGCTGCTGCCCCGCCCCCCCAGCGTGGAGGGCGAGGAGGCCGATCCGCGTGCGGAGCTGGTACGACGGCTGCAGGAGTACGAACGCTTCAAGCAGGCCGCCGAAGATATCGACGCCCTGCCCCGGCAGGACCGTGACACCACCGTGGCACATGCCTTCATGCCCGAGCGCGCCGCAGTGAAGCTGCCGCCGCCGGTGGACCTGAAGGAAATGCTGATGGCGCTGCACGACGTGCTCAAGCGCGCCGAGCTGTTCACCGGCCACGCGATCAAACGCGAGGCGCTGAGTGTCCGGCAGCGCATGGGCGAAGTGCTGGGGCGGCTTGAAGACGGCAGGTTCTATCGTTTTGAAAACCTGTTCACCGCCGAAGAAGGCAAGCTGGGCGTGCTGGTCACGTTCCTGGCCGTGCTGGAACTGGCCAAGGAACAGCTGCTGGACCTCGTGCAGGAAGAACCGCTGGCGCCGATCTACGTGAAGTCCCTGGCCGCCGGCAATACCAATGCCCCGCTGCAGTTCAGCAGCGAATTCGACGACAACGACGCCGCCAATGAAAACGAGTGA
- a CDS encoding YciI family protein has protein sequence MWYVIEGYDGQDVLAQRLQARPEHLARLTALRDEGRLLLAGPCPAIDSEDPGPAGFSGSVVIAGFDSLPQAQAWADADPYVAAGVYVRVQVRPFRKVLP, from the coding sequence GTGTGGTATGTGATTGAAGGTTACGACGGCCAGGATGTGCTGGCCCAGCGGCTGCAGGCGCGGCCCGAGCACCTGGCGCGGTTGACCGCATTGCGCGATGAAGGTCGCCTGCTGCTGGCAGGGCCATGCCCGGCCATCGACAGCGAAGACCCGGGCCCGGCAGGGTTCAGCGGCTCGGTGGTGATTGCCGGCTTCGACTCGCTGCCGCAGGCCCAGGCCTGGGCCGATGCCGACCCCTACGTCGCCGCGGGCGTCTACGTGCGGGTGCAGGTGCGTCCGTTCCGCAAGGTGCTGCCGTGA